A single Phragmites australis chromosome 4, lpPhrAust1.1, whole genome shotgun sequence DNA region contains:
- the LOC133915000 gene encoding uncharacterized protein LOC133915000: MAELAAGAVSSLLGVIRNEALLLRGVRDDVQFIKEEMESMKSFLAHLARWAPPGGDHDEQVRTWMNQVRLLAQDCNNCIDLYLYRRNPDIHRTRGGLRRYLWWVSWFLHKLVAQHRAAVHLRQLKDRARDVGERRLRYGVEVPAKSVAGQSSSARAAAPGGYAAGDDEEDGDDQLVVATATDHSGPRAFIRPRTLDDYVEAKLLEWYEVFPANAEESMSIVIMAPDTYCDGVLALAHETLVFPPGGFDDERDGYDRVVMVDVPAVHHYFLPLRAEEVLYYILRELELEHSKSQTQEQGTDQGEGEEEDLDSWQVYRRKCVIYEEKNRAIHKIKVNIEEMKIYEKLDKIKSDIRVRPQTLDQLLQLYLEQKKGLDQLDLDVLLQLLLQSAAAASQQDQVKNKDMHKLPAWDDNIIAKIAKKLEEHMEADEKAKKLKEQMGVEEKEETAKHMKEEEGEGGERAEGEGAGGEEEIAKHMEEEEGEEKTAKHMEEEEETAKHMDEEGGGGGEETVKHMEKKGEGAGEVKEEETAKHMEEEEEEGAGEGEEEEKEETTKHMEKEEGAREGGGGGGGEEKEETAKHMEEEEGGRGEGEEKEETAEHMKKEEGGGRGEKEKTAKHMEEEKGEGGGGGKEKAKHMEEEEGEGEEKKETSKYMEEEEGEGAREEGEEEEKEEEIAKHMEEKEGEGEKAEEEEVAKKQKTPIRLHETQYVHILREVFPKTSSSEPLRVQQQDRSLAKQATMATTTTLGEDQIKQMIHDAKQEILRELQEGKYENNQATGQPGVPGQNPEAVFEEIEQKMDKLKQEFKEQLKIKGLVDEIKHHLKDDCPLIILKVDEMMDVSRWEDIRNALSLLKCSADLLIVTTTKGTQQAKEYCYPRREPIDYSLAGLYHDTVLELTSQQKNEDNYNPQIFRDILEECEPHEFCMKIFTHALHANPKRSNEELLKLHSTLQALPKSFNIIANKMFKFSYNDLPKEYKSCLLYLAIFPPGHKIRRSTLIGRWVTEGLTFKEDWPSSVRQANRCFDALIHRWLVYPADIGATGEVKSCVVGDLVHGFITTIARKQHIVETRLSRHLARHFSIFNDLQLRSSDKIDKFFQRLSESPRVSLLKVLDLEGCQCFGRKNQRYLKDICSKMLLLKYLSLRGTNMTQLPNEINYLRELEVLDIRQTKVPAYATVNVLLLKLKRLLAGHIDTSPSNSDTVRSDAGGASPLIPWCSLCVAVCSCGLPSVLQAAY, translated from the coding sequence ATGGCTGAGCTCGCGGCGGGCGCCGTGAGCTCACTGCTGGGCGTCATCCGCAACGAGGCGCTGCTGCTGCGCGGCGTCCGGGACGACGTCCAgttcatcaaggaggagatggagagcatgaagagcttctTGGCGCACTTGGCGAGGTGGGCGCCCCCCGGCGGCGACCATGATGAGCAGGTGCGCACGTGGATGAACCAGGTGCGGCTGCTCGCCCAGGACTGCAACAACTGCATCGACCTCTACCTGTACCGTAGGAACCCGGATATCCACCGCACCAGGGGCGGACTCCGACGCTACCTCTGGTGGGTTTCCTGGTTCCTGCACAAGTTGGTCGCGCAGCACCGCGCGGCCGTCCATCTGCGCCAGCTCAAGGACCGGGCGCGCGACGTCGGCGAGCGGCGGTTGAGGTACGGCGTGGAGGTACCGGCCAAGTCGGTGGCGGGGCAATCGTCGTCGGCGCGGGCTGCTGCACCAGGTGGCTATGCCGCTGGAGACGACGAAGAAGACGGTGACGATCAACTCGTGGTGGCGACGGCGACCGATCATTCTGGTCCAAGAGCCTTCATTCGGCCTCGCACTCTGGATGACtacgtcgaggcaaagctattGGAGTGGTACGAAGTATTTCCTGCTAACGCCGAGGAGTCTATGTCCATCGTCATTATGGCACCGGATACTTACTGCGACGGCGTCCTCGCTCTTGCACATGAAACTTTGGTTTTCCCACCCGGGGGCTTCGATGACGAACGCGACGGCTACGATCGCGTTGTCATGGTCGACGTCCCGGCAGTGCACCACTATTTTTTACCGCTAAGAGCCGAGGAAGTTCTCTACTACATCCTGCGCGAGCTTGAGCTCGAGCATTCCAAATCCCAAACCCAGGAGCAAGGCACAGATCAAGgcgaaggggaggaggaggatcttGATTCTTGGCAAGTTTACCGCAGAAAATGTGTTATTTACGAGGAAAAAAATAGGGCTATTCATAAAATCAAGGTGAATATTGAAGAGATGAAGATTTACGAAAAGCTTGACAAGATCAAGAGTGATATTCGAGTTCGACCACAGACACTCGACCAGCTGCTTCAGCTGTACCTTGAACAAAAGAAGGGCTTGGATCAGCTGGACCTAGACGTACTCCTTCAGCTGCTGCTCCAATCAGCTGCTGCTGCGTCTCAGCAGGaccaagtgaagaacaaagacaTGCATAAATTGCCAGCGTGGGACGATAACATCATCGCAAAAATTGCCAAGAAGCTTGAGGAGCATATGGAAGCAGACGAAAAGGCCAAAAAGCTTAAAGAGCAAATGGGagtagaagaaaaagaagaaacagcTAAGCAtatgaaggaggaagaaggagaaggaggagaaaggGCCGAAGGAGAAGGggcaggaggagaagaagaaatagctaagcatatggaggaggaagaaggagaagaaaaaacagCTAAGCatatggaagaagaagaagaaacagctAAGCATATGgacgaggaaggaggaggaggaggagaagaaacagttAAGCATATGGAGAAGAAAGGGGAAGGCGCAGGAGaagtaaaagaagaagaaacagctAAGCatatggaggaggaggaggaggaaggagcaggagaaggagaagaagaagaaaaagaagaaacaacTAAGCATatggagaaggaagaaggagcaagagaaggaggaggaggaggaggaggagaagaaaaagaagaaacagcTAAGcatatggaggaggaagaaggaggaagaggagaaggagaagaaaaggaagaaacagCTGAGCATAtgaagaaggaagaaggaggaggaagaggagaaaaagaaaaaacagctAAGCAtatggaggaggagaaaggagaaggaggaggaggaggaaaagaaaaagctaagcatatggaggaggaagaaggagaaggagaagaaaaaaaagaaacatctaagtatatggaggaggaagaaggagaaggagcaagagaagaaggagaagaagaagaaaaagaagaagaaatagctaAGCATatggaggagaaagaaggagaaggagaaaaagcggaggaggaggaagtcgCAAAGAAGCAGAAAACCCCGATTCGTCTCCATGAAACCCAATATGTACACATTCTGCGGGAAGTGTTCCCGAAGACCAGCAGCAGCGAGCCCCTACGGGTCCAGCAACAAGACAGATCGTTGGCCAAGCAAGCTACAATGGCCACAACGACTACATTGGGTGAAGATCAAATCAAACAAATGATCCACGACGCAAAGCAAGAGATCTTACGTGAGCTGCAGGAAGGCAAATATGAGAATAATCAAGCGACAGGTCAACCTGGTGTACCGGGTCAAAACCCAGAAGCTGTTTTTGAAGAAATCGAGCAGAAGATGGACAAACTCAAGCAGGAGTTTAAAGAGCAGCTGAAAATCAAAGGGCTCGTGGATGAGATTAAACATCACTTGAAGGATGACTGTCCCCTGATTATCCTCAAAGTTGATGAGATGATGGATGTATCCAGATGGGAGGATATCAGAAATGCTTTGAGCCTGTTAAAATGCAGCGCCGATTTACTGATCGTCACCACCACAAAGGGCACCCAGCAGGCTAAAGAATATTGCTATCCACGGCGGGAACCTATAGACTATTCTCTTGCTGGCCTCTACCATGATACCGTGCTCGAGCTTACTAGCCAGCAGAAGAATGAAGACAACTACAACCCCCAGATTTTTCGCGACATCTTGGAGGAGTGTGAGCCACATGAATTCTGCATGAAGATCTTCACTCATGCTTTGCATGCTAACCCCAAGAGGAGCAATGAAGAGTTACTCAAGCTGCACAGCACCCTGCAGGCTTTGCCAAAATCATTCAACATCATTGCGAATAAGATGTTCAAGTTCTCTTACAATGATCTGCCTAAAGAATACAAGTCCTGCTTGCTGTACCTAGCTATCTTCCCTCCGGGCCACAAGATTAGGCGGTCAACCTTGATTGGACGGTGGGTTACAGAAGGGCTGACATTCAAGGAAGATTGGCCCAGTTCTGTGCGTCAGGCCAACCGATGTTTTGACGCCCTTATCCACCGGTGGCTTGTTTATCCTGCTGATATTGGTGCCACAGGAGAGGTCAAGAGCTGTGTGGTAGGTGATCTAGTTCATGGATTCATTACTACGATCGCCAGAAAACAACACATCGTGGAGACACGCCTGTCACGTCACTTGGCTCGCCACTTCTCCATTTTCAATGATCTCCAACTCCGCAGCTCTGATAAAATCGACAAATTCTTCCAAAGGCTCTCTGAATCACCCCGGGTATCCCTGCTCAAGGTGCTAGATCTAGAAGGTTGTCAGTGCTTTGGTAGGAAGAACCAGCGCTACCTCAAGGACATCTGCAGCAAGATGTTACTGCTCAAGTATCTGAGCCTAAGAGGAACAAATATGACCCAACTGCCCAATGAAATCAACTACCTCCGTGAGCTAGAGGTATTGGATATCCGACAAACCAAGGTGCCTGCATATGCAACAGTAAATGTCCTGCTTTTGAAGCTGAAGCGTCTGCTTGCCGGTCACATTGATACGAGTCCAAGTAATTCTGACACCGTCCGTAGTGACGCTGGAGGAGCGTCTCCTTTGATCCCATGGTGTAGTTTGTGTGTGGCTGTGTGCTCGTGTGGATTGCCATCTGTTCTGCAAGCTGCCTATTAA